The region TCTTCATGGCTCATTAGGGGTTTAGAACTGAATCGCTTCACTCCCCTCCCATTCACAACCGCACATGAGACTTTCACCTCATACGGTCCCGGTTTGCTATTCCTTGTCATGGATGCTGTCACCTTTCCAAACTTCCGTCTGTTCTGGTTTTAATATTATGGCAATGACGATGTAAGAGTTGTAAGTTATCGTATTTATTAGAACCACCTAAACTCTTTGGGATTATATGGTCGATTTCTATAATATCCTCAGATGTGAAAAATTGTCCACAGTGAGGACATCGTCCTTTTTTGCTTTTTGAGAATAAGAGTAAATTATTTGTATTTACAATATCAAAAAACGGTGGAAGGCGCCCTCCACCGCAATATTTTCACCATCAAATTAATTACTATCTGATGTTACGCAAAATATAGAATTAATTGTTGGTGTCAGGTGTCGGGTGTCAGGTATTAGGTTAAAGAATTGACAAGAAACTTATGTTTATTGATCTTTTTGTTGT is a window of Cyanobacterium sp. T60_A2020_053 DNA encoding:
- a CDS encoding HNH endonuclease translates to MVNTNNLLLFSKSKKGRCPHCGQFFTSEDIIEIDHIIPKSLGGSNKYDNLQLLHRHCHNIKTRTDGSLER